In Brachypodium distachyon strain Bd21 chromosome 2, Brachypodium_distachyon_v3.0, whole genome shotgun sequence, one genomic interval encodes:
- the LOC100826128 gene encoding LOW QUALITY PROTEIN: protein WHAT'S THIS FACTOR 1 homolog (The sequence of the model RefSeq protein was modified relative to this genomic sequence to represent the inferred CDS: inserted 2 bases in 1 codon) yields MLLRAAAAAAHRQLLICSIRRISSLKVPWRRDAALDASIDNDRRFRLASRLVREVLLSPGHRLLLRYLSKRRHRIRLPVQVPTFLRRYPTLLSVSPPPNPVASPSPQLLSFLQFASSQQATHSPLLASKLAKLLMISSTRALPVAKIAAAKRDFGLPDDFLVSLVPRYPNLFRLVGDPGPDASGNAFLELASWDDQLAKSVIESRADREADVVGIRPRPNFTVKLPKGFYLKKEMREWVRDWLELPYVSPYADTFGLHPASPEAEKRLVGVLHEVLSLTVERRMAVPIIGKFCEEFRLSNAFSNAFTRHPGIFYVSLKGGIKTVILREAYDENGKLVDRDPMIELKERFVAIMDQGHREYLGELRRKNEMLQKEREDAIRRGAKIARDIEEKXKTQGSMGDDDKEYDYPQVSSEGRASF; encoded by the exons ATGCTTctccgggcggcggcggccgccgctcacCGCCAACTCCTCATCTGCTCCATTCGCCGCATATCTTCCCTGAAAGTTCCATGGCGACGCGACGCCGCCCTCGACGCCTCCATCGACAACGACCGCCGCTTTCGCCTGGCCTCCCGTCTCGTCCGGGAGGTGCTCCTCTCCCCAGGCCACCGCCTTCTCCTTCGTTACCTTTCcaagcgccgccaccgcatcCGCCTCCCGGTCCAAGTCCCAACCTTTCTCCGCCGATACCCCACCCTCCTCTCTGTTTCCCCTCCTCCTAACCCCGtcgcctccccttccccccAGCTACTCTCCTTCCTCCAATTCGCGTCCAGTCAACAGGCCACCCACTCCCCGCTCCTCGCTTCCAAGCTTGCCAAGCTCCTCATGATCTCCTCCACGCGCGCCCTTCCCGTCGCAAAGATTGCCGCAGCCAAGCGTGACTTCGGTCTCCCCGATGACTTCTTGGTCTCGTTGGTCCCGAGGTATCCCAATCTCTTCCGTCTCGTTGGTGACCCTGGGCCCGACGCGTCTGGCAATGCGTTTCTTGAGCTTGCTTCCTGGGACGACCAGCTTGCGAAATCAGTGATTGAATCGAGGGCTGACAGGGAGGCCGATGTTGTTGGCATACGGCCAAGGCCAAATTTTACAGTCAAATTGCCCAAGGGGTTCTACCTCAAGAAGGAGATGAGGGAGTGGGTGAGGGATTGGCTCGAGTTGCCATATGTATCACCATATGCTGACACTTTTGGGCTTCACCCGGCATCACCAGAGGCAGAGAAGAGGCTGGTTGGTGTTTTACATGAGGTGTTGTCCTTGACGGTAGAGCGGAGGATGGCAGTGCCAATTATAGGGAAGTTTTGTGAAGAGTTTAGGCTATCGAATGCTTTTTCTAATGCGTTTACGAGACACCCGGGGATATTCTATGTATCATTGAAGGGTGGCATCAAGACAGTGATATTGAGGGAGGCGTATGATGAAAATGGGAAGCTCGTGGATAGGGATCCTATGATTGAGTTGAAGGAGAGGTTCGTGGCAATCATGGATCAGGGGCATAGGGAGTATTTGGGGGAGTTGAGAAGGAAGAATGAGATGCTgcagaaagagagagaggatgcAATTCGCAGGGGTGCTAAAATAGCCAGAGATATCGAGGAAAA GAAGACACAGGGATCAATGGGCgatgacgataaagaatatgATTATCCACAAGTATCGTCAGAAGGACGAGCGTCATT CTAA
- the LOC100825507 gene encoding transcription factor TIP2 has protein sequence MYHPQCELLMPHESLDMDAVVGQSHLAASGVSAIPAELNFHLLHHSFVDTAASPQPPTVDYFFPGTDPPPAAVQFEQLAATNHHAMSMLRDYYGQQYPAETYLRGGPRTTTGSSSLVFGVAHDDESAAYNMVGPFVESSPTTRAAGGGRKRNRGSRAAGGPAHGGVEKKEKQRRLRLTEKYTALMLLIPNRTKEDRATVISDAIEYIQELGRTVEELTLLVGKKRRRNGAGEHHLHQGDVVDAAPAVGAAGELVLAAESSEGEVQAPLAALQPIRSTYIQRKSKETFVDVRIVEDEVNIKLTKRRRDGCLAAASRALDDLRLDLVHLSGGKIGDCHIYMFNTKIHQGSPVFASAVASKLIEVVDEY, from the exons ATGTATCACCCGCAGTGCGAGCTCCTGATGCCCCACGAGAGCCTGGACATGGACGCGGTCGTCGGCCAGTCGCACCTCGCCGCTTCCGGCGTGTCCGCCATACCCGCGGAGCTCAActtccacctcctccaccactCCTTCGTCGACACGGCCGCCTCGCCGCAGCCGCCCACCGTGGACTACTTcttccccggcaccgacccgccgcccgccgccgtgcaGTTCGAGCAGCTGGCGGCCACCAACCACCACGCCATGTCCATGCTGCGGGACTACTACGGCCAGCAGTACCCCGCCGAGACGTACCTCCGCGGCgggccgaggacgacgacggggTCGTCGTCCCTGGTGTTCGGTGTGGCCCACGACGACGAGTCCGCGGCCTACAACATGGTCGGCCCATTCGTCGAGAGCTCCCCGACGACGCGGGCCGCCGGCGGAGGCAGGAAGAGGAACCGCGGGTCCCGGGCCGCGGGTGGGCCGGCCCACGGCGGCGtcgagaagaaggagaagcagCGCCGGCTGCGCCTCACCGAGAAGTACACCGCCCTCATGCTCCTCATCCCCAACCGCACCAAG GAAGATAGGGCGACGGTGATCTCGGACGCGATCGAGTACATCCAGGAGCTGGGGAGGACGGTGGAGGAGCTGACGCTGCtggtggggaagaagaggcggcggAACGGGGCCGGGGAGCATCACCTGCACCAGGGGGACGTGGTggacgcggcgccggcggtgggggcggcgggggagctggtgctggcggcggagagctCGGAGGGCGAGGTGCAGGCGCCGCTGGCGGCGCTGCAGCCGATCCGGAGCACGTATATCCAGCGGAAGAGCAAGGAGACGTTCGTGGACGTGAGGATCGTGGAGGACGAGGTCAACATCAAGCTCACcaagcgccgccgcgacggatgcctcgccgccgcgtcacgggcgcTCGACGACCTCCGCCTCGACCTCGTCCACCTCTCCGGCGGCAAGATCGGCGACTGCCACATCTACATGTTCAACACCAAG ATTCATCAGGGATCGCCGGTGTTTGCAAGCGCAGTGGCCAGCAAGCTGATAGAAGTGGTGGATGAGTACTAA